A region of Pyxidicoccus parkwaysis DNA encodes the following proteins:
- a CDS encoding TolC family protein, which yields MRRSALIALTLLASGCASIQKERGHAEVAALVEERLGRKTRWNQGTPEDAEVQRHLDALLKEDLTSDRAVEVALLNNPALQSTYEDLGVSQADMVQAGLLSNPTLSGSVGFPISGVGVSEHEFSLVQEFVDLFTLPLRKRVAQEQFIADTLRVAHEALSTAAEVRKTYSEVQARQQLVELRRAVLQAAEATADLATRQREAGNITELDLATEQASAEEARLVLAQEELALVEDREHLNRLLGLWGPRTEWKVSEALPPPPVQEAPLERLESLAVRQRLDIDAARKQVSLLWNALELARSTRYFGRVEVGVHTHQDADGPRLFGPTLSLELPIFDQRQALIARLEAQHRQGERRLVELSVNARSEVRAARARLLSLRMVAERYRQVVLPLREKVVEQAQLQYNGMQIGLYQLLTAKREQVEAYRSYLEAVRDYWMAHAELERLVGGRLPGDTSSQPTAPVSTEQTSSEQAAHPSPPQHAPQRDGAQPTHEHGQAPGASSPNGQERTNSPGTRPATENPHEHGQH from the coding sequence TTGAGACGCAGTGCACTCATCGCCCTCACCCTGCTTGCGAGCGGCTGTGCCTCCATCCAGAAGGAGCGCGGCCACGCGGAAGTCGCCGCGCTCGTCGAGGAGCGGCTGGGCCGCAAGACTCGCTGGAACCAGGGCACGCCCGAGGACGCGGAGGTGCAACGGCACCTCGATGCGCTCCTGAAGGAAGACCTCACCTCGGACCGCGCGGTGGAGGTGGCGCTGCTCAACAACCCCGCGCTCCAGTCGACATACGAGGACCTCGGCGTGTCCCAGGCCGACATGGTGCAGGCCGGGCTGCTCAGCAATCCCACGCTCAGCGGGAGCGTCGGCTTTCCCATCTCCGGAGTGGGCGTCTCCGAGCACGAGTTCTCCCTGGTGCAGGAGTTCGTGGACCTGTTCACGCTGCCGCTGCGCAAGCGCGTGGCGCAGGAGCAGTTCATCGCGGACACGCTGCGCGTGGCGCATGAGGCCCTGAGCACCGCGGCCGAGGTGCGCAAGACGTACAGCGAGGTGCAGGCGCGACAGCAGCTCGTGGAGCTGCGCCGCGCGGTGCTGCAGGCGGCGGAGGCCACGGCCGACCTCGCAACCCGGCAGCGCGAAGCCGGCAACATCACCGAGCTGGACCTGGCCACCGAGCAGGCCAGCGCGGAGGAGGCCCGGCTCGTCCTGGCGCAGGAGGAGCTGGCGCTGGTGGAGGACCGCGAGCACCTCAACCGCCTGCTCGGCCTCTGGGGTCCGCGCACGGAGTGGAAGGTCTCCGAGGCACTTCCGCCGCCGCCAGTGCAGGAAGCGCCACTGGAGCGGCTGGAGTCGCTCGCGGTCCGGCAGCGGCTGGACATCGACGCGGCCCGGAAGCAGGTGTCGCTCTTGTGGAATGCCTTGGAGCTGGCGCGGAGCACGCGCTACTTCGGCCGCGTGGAGGTGGGCGTCCACACGCACCAAGACGCGGACGGGCCGCGACTCTTCGGTCCCACGCTGTCGCTGGAGCTGCCCATCTTCGACCAGCGTCAGGCGCTCATCGCCCGGCTTGAGGCGCAGCACCGCCAGGGCGAGCGGCGACTCGTCGAGCTGTCCGTGAATGCCCGCTCGGAGGTCCGCGCGGCGCGCGCGCGGCTGCTGTCTCTCCGCATGGTGGCGGAGCGCTACCGGCAGGTCGTGCTGCCCCTGCGCGAGAAGGTCGTCGAGCAGGCACAGCTCCAATACAACGGCATGCAGATTGGCCTCTACCAACTGCTCACCGCGAAGCGGGAACAGGTGGAGGCGTACCGTTCCTATCTCGAAGCCGTCCGCGACTACTGGATGGCCCACGCCGAGCTGGAGCGGCTCGTCGGTGGACGCCTGCCCGGCGATACCAGTTCGCAACCCACGGCTCCCGTATCGACGGAGCAGACGTCTTCCGAACAGGCGGCGCACCCCTCACCGCCCCAGCACGCTCCTCAGCGTGACGGCGCGCAGCCCACGCATGAGCACGGGCAGGCCCCCGGGGCCTCGTCGCCGAATGGCCAGGAGCGCACGAACTCGCCGGGCACACGCCCCGCTACGGAGAATCCCCATGAGCACGGACAACACTGA
- a CDS encoding efflux RND transporter permease subunit, translated as MRTEDNASSSLVNRVLRTSFARPGLTVVLALALSAFGAMALNGLRRDVFPDLSAPIFNVIVQNAAMGAEELETAVAIPMEVALAGLPDVRRIRSTSQLGVTQVTVEFEPDADYFRSRQYVAERVAQAQAELPAGTDAPLVSSLTGRLNEVFEFTLEAEPGAADLMTLRDLAEFEIRNRLLAVPGVAGVERLGGYLRQFQVQLDPDQMVARGISLNDVEHALEGANLNASGGFVVQGPMEWTVRAVGRAQTVEDLSGTVVALRDGTPVLLGDVADIREAPAVRRGIAHRLKGEVVSCRVIKQFGADTQRVAAGVRDAIGELSRSLPPGVQLRIVYDQSQLVDSALGGVSRAILLGALLVVLVLFGLLGDWRAALIVTLTLPLSLGIAGVLLKAAGIGINTMTLGGLAIAVGLLVDAAIIVTENIVHDLREGKGRRSKRDESLAAAMEVGRPIAFATLIVVAVFIPLFAMTGIEGRMYQPLAAAVVACLAASLGLALTLVPVASSLFLRAPKPDAPEDVWLVRKVKAFYAPLLDRCMRRSGLVRLVALAITVPALGLAFVVGSDFMPRLDEGALLLQTVLPAEASLEEVDRLNHLVEDVLLEFPEVDDVVRRTGRAERTEDPMPHTLSDVLVVLKPDRKRSLEKLEADMREAVEKVPGVTTLFTTPLGMRIDEGLGGSPADLSVRIFGPDLEVLAGLAEQVRAIMAKVDGVEDLRAEQLSGLPQLRITVNRAAVARVGLTPGDVVRAVRVGLVGAESSQVWKGQRRYDLVLRLADHRRGDATAIRNLLVDGHDGTRIPLSQLAQIEETFGAGSIRREAGSRRIAVEAGVSGRDLGSTATEVREKLAELKLPTGYFVDVGGKVESQERAAKSLMVAITVALLAVFILLYLALDSVAEALVIVATLPDAFVGGILALLIAGETWNVSSLVGLIGLFGIAVQNGLVLVAQTKILMERGQPFAEALREASISRVRPKLMTASTAILGLLPLLVLPLHGTEVERPLAVVMVGGLVTSTLFTLLVLPTFYAFVHGLRERMGQRLAARKAEA; from the coding sequence ATGCGCACTGAGGACAACGCCTCATCGTCCCTCGTGAACCGGGTGCTGCGAACGTCCTTCGCGCGGCCGGGCCTCACGGTGGTGCTCGCCCTGGCGCTCTCCGCCTTCGGGGCCATGGCGCTGAACGGCCTGCGCCGCGACGTGTTCCCCGACCTGTCCGCGCCCATCTTCAACGTCATCGTGCAGAACGCGGCCATGGGCGCCGAGGAGCTCGAGACGGCCGTGGCCATCCCCATGGAGGTGGCGCTGGCGGGCCTGCCGGACGTGCGGCGCATCCGCTCCACCTCGCAGCTCGGCGTGACGCAAGTCACGGTGGAGTTCGAGCCCGACGCCGACTACTTCCGCAGCCGCCAGTACGTCGCGGAGCGCGTGGCCCAGGCACAGGCGGAGCTGCCCGCCGGCACGGACGCGCCCCTCGTCTCCAGCCTCACGGGCCGGCTCAACGAGGTCTTCGAGTTCACCCTGGAGGCCGAGCCCGGCGCGGCCGACCTGATGACGCTCAGGGACCTCGCCGAGTTCGAGATACGCAACCGGCTGCTCGCCGTCCCCGGCGTCGCGGGCGTGGAGCGGCTGGGCGGCTACCTCCGCCAGTTCCAGGTGCAGCTCGACCCGGACCAGATGGTGGCGCGAGGCATCAGCCTCAACGACGTGGAGCACGCGCTGGAGGGCGCCAACCTCAACGCCTCGGGCGGCTTCGTGGTGCAGGGCCCCATGGAGTGGACCGTGCGCGCCGTGGGCCGGGCCCAGACGGTGGAGGACCTGAGCGGCACCGTGGTGGCCCTGCGCGACGGCACGCCCGTGCTGCTCGGAGACGTGGCCGACATCCGCGAGGCCCCCGCCGTGCGGCGCGGCATCGCCCACCGCCTCAAGGGCGAGGTGGTGAGCTGCCGGGTCATCAAGCAGTTCGGCGCGGACACGCAGCGGGTGGCCGCGGGCGTGCGCGATGCGATTGGAGAGCTGAGCCGCAGCCTGCCTCCGGGCGTGCAGCTCCGCATCGTGTATGACCAGTCGCAGCTCGTGGACTCCGCGCTGGGCGGCGTCAGCCGGGCGATTCTCCTCGGCGCGCTGCTGGTGGTGCTCGTGCTCTTCGGGCTCCTGGGAGACTGGCGCGCGGCGCTCATCGTCACGCTCACCCTGCCCCTCTCGCTGGGAATCGCGGGCGTGCTGCTGAAGGCGGCGGGCATCGGCATCAACACCATGACGCTGGGCGGACTGGCCATCGCCGTGGGCCTGTTGGTGGACGCGGCCATCATCGTCACGGAGAACATCGTCCACGACCTGCGCGAGGGCAAAGGACGCAGGTCCAAGCGCGACGAGTCGCTCGCGGCCGCGATGGAGGTGGGCCGGCCCATCGCCTTCGCCACGCTCATCGTCGTGGCCGTCTTCATTCCGTTGTTCGCGATGACGGGCATCGAGGGACGCATGTACCAGCCGCTCGCGGCGGCCGTGGTGGCGTGCCTCGCGGCGTCACTGGGGCTGGCGCTCACGCTGGTGCCGGTGGCCTCGTCGCTCTTCCTCCGCGCACCGAAGCCGGACGCGCCGGAGGACGTGTGGCTGGTGCGCAAGGTGAAGGCCTTCTACGCGCCGCTGCTGGACCGGTGCATGCGCAGGTCGGGGCTGGTGCGGCTGGTGGCCCTGGCCATCACCGTGCCCGCGCTGGGACTGGCCTTCGTCGTGGGCAGCGACTTCATGCCCCGGCTCGACGAGGGCGCGCTGCTCCTCCAGACGGTGCTCCCGGCGGAGGCGTCACTGGAGGAGGTGGACCGGCTCAACCATCTCGTGGAGGACGTACTGTTGGAGTTCCCCGAGGTGGACGACGTGGTGCGCCGCACGGGCCGCGCCGAGCGTACCGAGGACCCGATGCCGCACACGCTCTCCGACGTGCTCGTGGTGCTCAAGCCGGACCGCAAGCGCTCGCTGGAGAAGCTGGAGGCGGACATGCGCGAGGCGGTGGAGAAGGTGCCTGGAGTCACCACTCTCTTCACCACGCCGCTGGGCATGCGCATCGACGAGGGACTGGGCGGCAGTCCCGCCGACCTCTCCGTGCGCATCTTCGGGCCGGACCTGGAGGTGCTCGCCGGGCTGGCCGAGCAGGTCCGCGCCATCATGGCGAAGGTGGACGGCGTGGAGGACCTGCGCGCGGAGCAACTCAGCGGACTGCCCCAGTTGCGCATCACCGTGAATCGCGCCGCCGTGGCCCGCGTGGGCCTCACGCCCGGAGACGTCGTCCGCGCGGTGCGCGTGGGACTGGTGGGCGCGGAGTCCTCTCAGGTGTGGAAGGGGCAGCGGCGCTATGACCTGGTGCTGCGGCTCGCGGACCACCGGCGCGGCGACGCCACCGCCATCCGCAACCTCCTGGTGGACGGGCACGACGGCACGCGCATTCCGCTGAGTCAGCTCGCGCAGATTGAAGAGACCTTCGGCGCGGGCAGCATTCGCCGCGAAGCGGGCAGCCGGCGCATCGCAGTGGAGGCCGGAGTCTCCGGGAGGGACTTGGGCAGCACCGCGACCGAGGTGCGCGAGAAGCTGGCGGAGCTGAAGCTGCCGACGGGCTACTTCGTCGACGTGGGCGGCAAGGTGGAGAGCCAGGAGCGCGCGGCGAAGTCGCTGATGGTGGCGATTACGGTGGCGCTGCTGGCGGTGTTCATCCTGCTGTATCTCGCGCTGGACTCGGTGGCGGAGGCGCTCGTCATCGTCGCCACGCTGCCGGACGCCTTCGTGGGCGGCATCCTCGCGCTGCTCATCGCCGGGGAGACGTGGAACGTGTCCAGCCTCGTGGGGCTCATCGGCCTGTTCGGCATCGCCGTGCAGAACGGGCTGGTGCTGGTGGCGCAGACGAAAATCCTCATGGAGCGCGGCCAGCCCTTCGCGGAGGCCCTGCGCGAGGCGAGCATCAGCCGCGTGCGGCCCAAGCTGATGACGGCGAGCACCGCCATCCTCGGCCTGCTGCCGCTGCTCGTCCTGCCGCTGCACGGCACGGAGGTGGAACGGCCGCTCGCGGTGGTGATGGTGGGCGGGCTCGTCACGTCCACCCTCTTCACGCTGCTGGTGCTGCCCACCTTCTACGCCTTCGTCCACGGGCTGCGGGAGCGCATGGGCCAGCGGCTGGCGGCGCGGAAGGCAGAGGCGTGA
- a CDS encoding HEAT repeat domain-containing protein codes for MIDDEVTELLTDRTDDGRRLNQLVDEFRRGREVSQLVVLLDSSNPELVSIGAWILCELPFELYRSDDMLRRLRGLTGHCDPAVRFHAVGALFPALNPMETSTRDLLQKLLSDPNDGVRRAAQMAASRLSLT; via the coding sequence ATGATCGATGACGAGGTCACTGAGCTCTTGACGGATCGGACGGATGATGGGCGGCGTCTCAACCAACTCGTCGATGAATTCCGGCGCGGGCGAGAAGTCAGCCAACTCGTGGTGCTTTTGGATTCCTCGAATCCGGAACTCGTGTCTATCGGAGCGTGGATTCTTTGTGAGCTGCCCTTCGAACTCTACCGGTCTGACGACATGCTTCGTCGACTGCGTGGCCTCACTGGCCATTGCGATCCCGCAGTTCGCTTCCATGCCGTTGGCGCATTGTTTCCTGCGCTCAATCCGATGGAGACCAGTACTCGCGATCTGTTGCAGAAATTGCTTTCTGATCCGAACGATGGCGTTCGGAGGGCGGCCCAAATGGCGGCGAGTCGCCTATCCCTGACGTAG
- a CDS encoding aromatic ring-hydroxylating oxygenase subunit alpha encodes MSTPGAPSGHVSVVRLPNAWFILCASHELGSKPLARTLQGTPLVLFRGEGGKPAALVDRCPHRNVPLSLGRVKQGQLQCGYHGWRFDTEGQCRAIPGFLGEPEARARCATYHATREQDGFVWVYSTPGVQPTTEPYRFPLLDAREYTTVRRILRAPGSLHSTLENTLDVPHTAYLHGGLFRTEEKRNEIEVVVRRSSDKVEAEYIGEPRPSGVVGKLLAPGGGEVQHFDRFLMPSIAQVEYRLGEGSHIIVTSAMTPVSDWDTLVYAVVTFRLPLPRWLTRAVLPLAMPVALHIFGQDARILKLQTETIRSFGTESYASTEIDVLGPGILRLLRAAEKEKPGAVGDAVHETRLKMRT; translated from the coding sequence ATGAGCACACCCGGCGCGCCTTCAGGTCACGTCTCCGTCGTCCGCCTGCCGAACGCCTGGTTCATCCTCTGTGCCTCGCACGAGCTGGGCAGCAAGCCGCTGGCCCGGACGCTTCAGGGCACGCCGCTGGTCCTCTTCCGTGGCGAGGGTGGCAAGCCCGCGGCCCTGGTGGACCGCTGCCCGCACCGCAACGTGCCGCTGTCCCTGGGCCGGGTGAAGCAGGGGCAGCTCCAGTGCGGCTACCACGGCTGGCGCTTCGACACGGAAGGCCAGTGCCGCGCCATTCCCGGCTTCCTCGGCGAGCCCGAGGCGCGCGCGCGCTGCGCCACGTACCACGCGACGCGCGAGCAGGACGGCTTCGTCTGGGTCTACTCCACGCCCGGCGTGCAGCCCACGACGGAGCCCTACCGCTTCCCGCTGCTGGACGCGCGCGAGTACACCACGGTGCGCCGCATCCTCCGCGCGCCCGGCTCGCTGCACTCCACGCTGGAGAACACGCTGGACGTGCCGCACACCGCGTACCTCCACGGCGGCCTGTTCCGCACCGAGGAGAAGCGCAACGAAATCGAAGTGGTGGTGCGGCGCAGCTCCGACAAGGTGGAGGCTGAGTACATCGGCGAGCCTCGCCCCAGCGGCGTCGTGGGGAAGCTGCTCGCCCCGGGCGGCGGCGAGGTGCAGCACTTCGACCGCTTCCTCATGCCGTCGATTGCCCAGGTGGAGTACCGGCTGGGCGAGGGCAGCCACATCATCGTCACCTCGGCGATGACGCCCGTGTCGGACTGGGACACGCTGGTGTACGCGGTGGTGACGTTCCGGCTGCCCCTTCCTCGCTGGCTGACGCGCGCCGTGCTTCCGCTGGCGATGCCGGTGGCGCTCCACATCTTCGGCCAGGACGCGCGCATCCTGAAGCTCCAGACGGAGACCATCCGCAGCTTCGGCACCGAGTCGTATGCGTCGACGGAAATCGACGTGCTCGGGCCGGGCATCCTCCGCCTGCTGCGCGCAGCGGAGAAGGAGAAGCCCGGTGCCGTGGGCGACGCCGTGCATGAGACGCGGCTGAAGATGCGGACTTGA
- a CDS encoding heavy metal-binding domain-containing protein, which yields MRRIVCVFASLLTLAACASEPRRLPSNVDPSSPDAPEAPPASLPSTLSAPVASAPPAPEQGHAGHGGAQASPDASTSASGHAHHGAPATATSPDAGTATVYTCPMHPEVRSEQPGRCPKCGMKLVPEEKSSAPSGHDHGAHP from the coding sequence ATGCGCCGAATCGTCTGTGTCTTCGCGAGCCTGCTCACGCTCGCCGCCTGTGCTTCCGAGCCGCGCCGGCTCCCCTCCAACGTCGACCCGTCGAGCCCCGATGCGCCCGAGGCCCCGCCCGCCTCGCTCCCGAGCACGCTGTCCGCGCCTGTTGCGTCCGCGCCTCCTGCTCCGGAGCAGGGCCATGCGGGGCACGGCGGCGCGCAGGCTTCACCGGATGCGAGCACGTCCGCTTCAGGTCATGCGCACCACGGTGCTCCCGCGACGGCAACATCGCCTGATGCGGGCACCGCCACCGTCTACACCTGCCCGATGCACCCGGAGGTCCGGTCGGAGCAGCCCGGCCGGTGCCCCAAGTGCGGCATGAAGCTGGTGCCAGAAGAGAAGTCCTCCGCACCGTCCGGACATGACCACGGAGCCCATCCTTGA
- a CDS encoding multicopper oxidase family protein — protein MLARTGATLAGGALLLRGSSAQAQSNVPGAPTPSADTGRRNVKQDWQRPGMPGRDYQPVVVPNGSKLPWKVVDGVKVFHLVAEEVEHEFAPGLTAHCWGYNGQVHGPTIEVVEGDRVRFYVTNRLPAGTTVHWHGLLLPSGMDGVGGLNQKAIAPGETFRYEFTVRQSGTGMYHSHHDEMTQMALGMVGLFIMHPRQPVGPRVDRDFAIMLHEWRIDAGTRRPDPNEMTDFNVLTMNAKVFPATEPLVVRKGERVRMRFGNLSAMDHHPIHLHGYHFRITETDAGRIPESAQWPETTVLVPVGSTRTVEFVANVPGDWAMHCHMTHHVMNQMGHGFPNMVGVKPDGLDAKVRTLMPGYMTMGQTGMGDMGDMGMAVPENSIPMVGGQGPHDYITMGGMFTLLKVRENLTSYADPGWYENPPGTQSVAATLDELRRDGIDVKAPSTADPGDPTGSRRG, from the coding sequence ATGCTGGCGAGGACGGGCGCGACGCTCGCGGGCGGCGCGCTGCTGCTTCGCGGCTCATCGGCCCAGGCGCAGTCGAACGTCCCCGGAGCACCCACACCCTCGGCCGACACGGGCCGGCGGAACGTGAAGCAGGACTGGCAGCGTCCGGGCATGCCGGGCCGGGACTACCAGCCCGTCGTGGTGCCCAACGGCTCGAAGCTGCCGTGGAAGGTGGTGGACGGCGTGAAGGTCTTCCACCTGGTGGCCGAAGAGGTGGAGCACGAGTTCGCTCCCGGACTGACGGCCCACTGCTGGGGCTACAACGGCCAGGTGCACGGGCCCACCATTGAAGTCGTGGAGGGAGACCGCGTCCGCTTCTACGTCACCAACCGCCTGCCCGCGGGCACCACCGTGCACTGGCACGGCCTGCTCCTGCCCAGCGGCATGGACGGCGTGGGTGGCCTCAACCAGAAGGCCATCGCCCCGGGAGAGACGTTCCGCTACGAGTTCACCGTGCGCCAGTCGGGCACGGGCATGTATCACTCGCACCATGACGAGATGACGCAGATGGCGCTCGGCATGGTGGGGCTGTTCATCATGCACCCGCGCCAGCCCGTGGGGCCCCGCGTGGACCGGGACTTCGCCATCATGCTGCACGAGTGGCGCATCGACGCCGGCACCCGCCGGCCGGACCCGAACGAGATGACGGACTTCAACGTCCTCACCATGAACGCGAAGGTCTTCCCCGCCACCGAGCCGCTCGTGGTGCGCAAGGGAGAGCGCGTGCGCATGCGTTTCGGCAACCTGTCCGCGATGGACCACCACCCCATCCACCTGCACGGCTACCACTTCCGCATCACCGAGACGGACGCCGGCCGCATCCCCGAGTCCGCGCAGTGGCCGGAGACGACGGTGCTGGTGCCCGTGGGCAGCACCCGCACCGTCGAGTTCGTCGCCAACGTGCCCGGCGACTGGGCCATGCACTGCCACATGACCCACCACGTGATGAACCAGATGGGGCACGGCTTCCCGAACATGGTCGGCGTGAAGCCCGACGGGCTCGACGCGAAGGTGCGCACGCTGATGCCGGGCTACATGACCATGGGCCAGACGGGCATGGGCGACATGGGGGACATGGGCATGGCCGTCCCGGAGAACTCCATCCCCATGGTCGGCGGCCAGGGCCCGCACGACTACATCACCATGGGCGGCATGTTCACCCTGCTCAAGGTGCGCGAGAACCTGACCAGCTACGCGGACCCCGGCTGGTACGAGAACCCGCCCGGAACGCAGTCGGTGGCGGCGACCTTGGATGAGTTGCGACGCGACGGCATCGACGTGAAGGCGCCATCCACGGCGGACCCGGGTGACCCCACAGGCTCGCGGCGGGGGTGA
- a CDS encoding IS4 family transposase, producing the protein MKTSTPRAKVAEGLRALVSAEDILEAARRLGALQRQRKVDLVALVESTVAAVTPMPGTQTTAFANYIALTGQKLSPSAFFERFNHAFGQLMREVASRAVQAVREAVGEDTPFNELGALLDAFTDVQVADSTCQLLQRLAADWAPSTSEARPAAFKWHALVSLKDELPVADGVTPQRTQDTRALPDEALSPGTLTFMDLGYTDTGRFLDAIEAGAHFLVRLKAQHDPKLLRVHVGKGERVRARGMRLTDALLQGVLKAEDGVIDVDVQLEKHGRTAQARVVAVEGPEGERRWYLTTVGRDVLKAREVAEAYRLRWRVELLFKALKSGVGLTALRATRPGAVLSLVYAKVIALALSRLLELSMQQKAGEPGQEQATGRLALVLALTRCAPLLLSHAMMSRGVTLEQLEERILLIAEVTARSRQQRRERERRKREASLGSGG; encoded by the coding sequence ATGAAGACGAGCACTCCGAGGGCGAAGGTGGCAGAAGGACTGCGCGCGCTGGTGTCGGCCGAGGACATTTTGGAGGCCGCGCGCCGGCTGGGAGCGCTGCAGCGCCAGCGCAAGGTGGACCTGGTGGCGCTGGTGGAGTCCACCGTGGCCGCGGTGACGCCCATGCCCGGCACGCAGACGACGGCGTTCGCCAATTACATCGCGCTCACCGGGCAGAAGCTGTCGCCCAGCGCCTTCTTCGAGCGCTTCAACCACGCCTTCGGGCAGTTGATGCGCGAGGTGGCGAGCCGGGCCGTGCAGGCCGTACGAGAGGCCGTCGGCGAGGACACGCCCTTCAACGAGTTGGGGGCGCTGCTGGACGCGTTCACGGACGTGCAGGTGGCCGACTCCACGTGCCAGCTGCTGCAGCGGCTGGCAGCCGACTGGGCCCCGTCCACCAGCGAGGCCAGGCCCGCCGCCTTCAAGTGGCACGCGCTGGTGTCGCTGAAGGACGAGTTGCCGGTGGCCGACGGCGTGACGCCGCAGCGCACCCAGGACACGCGCGCCCTGCCCGACGAGGCGCTGAGTCCCGGCACGCTCACCTTCATGGACCTGGGGTACACGGACACCGGGCGATTCCTCGACGCGATTGAGGCCGGGGCCCATTTCCTGGTGCGGCTCAAGGCCCAGCACGACCCGAAGCTGCTGCGGGTGCACGTGGGCAAGGGCGAGCGGGTGCGGGCGCGTGGAATGCGCCTGACAGACGCGCTCTTGCAGGGCGTCCTCAAGGCCGAGGACGGTGTCATTGACGTGGACGTGCAGTTGGAGAAGCACGGGCGCACGGCGCAGGCGCGTGTGGTGGCCGTGGAAGGCCCAGAGGGCGAGCGGCGCTGGTACCTGACGACGGTAGGTCGCGACGTGCTGAAGGCGCGCGAGGTGGCCGAAGCCTACCGTCTGCGCTGGAGAGTGGAGCTGCTTTTCAAGGCCCTCAAGTCCGGCGTGGGACTGACAGCGCTGCGCGCCACGCGGCCAGGCGCGGTGCTCTCGCTGGTGTATGCCAAGGTCATTGCCCTGGCCCTCTCGCGCCTGCTGGAGCTGTCGATGCAGCAGAAGGCAGGCGAGCCGGGCCAGGAGCAGGCGACAGGACGGCTCGCGCTCGTGCTGGCATTGACCCGCTGCGCCCCGCTGCTGCTGTCGCATGCGATGATGAGCCGGGGCGTGACGTTGGAGCAGTTGGAGGAGCGCATCCTGCTCATTGCCGAGGTGACGGCCCGCTCACGCCAACAGCGCCGAGAGCGGGAACGACGCAAGCGTGAGGCTTCTCTCGGGAGTGGCGGCTAA